The stretch of DNA GTCTGGGAAATGGGCCCCCGGAGCAGGCAAAGGGATTCACAGCACTGCCCGAAGCcttgggctggactggaggaaAACAGTTGCCGGCAAGGGTGGCAAAACTGGTAAAACAGCAACATAAAGAACACAGCCGTGGCGTAACCCAAAAGTAGCAGAAGTTCCAACACAGGGGCGTCCACCCATTGGTAGAACTCAGTCCGGTGGACATACCACATCAATGTCAGCCCTGTGTTCTCCATGAAACGGAGTGAGTAATACACTGCCACCCGCCTCCAAGCCTGGCCTTTATCAATAAGATCAGGGTCATTCAGTTTGAGCTGAACGGCAGACCAGCAGAAGACGTTGATGCCCGCATACAAGAAAGTAAGCATGCAGAGTACGATAGTGGTGCCCACGCGTGTCAACGTCTTCTCGATGTTCTCCGGAAAGGGAGCGCGACTGCTCCAGAAGAGAACCCAGGGGTACAGAAAGAACAGGATGAAGTTGGCGGCCACTACTGGAAGTACCCACACCTTCAACACGGAGCTGAAGAGGACCAGCACGGCCACACGTGTggcgatctcaaaccctcgccacAAAAGCATGCACAGGTACGCCAACGGCCGGACAGAGACTTCATAATCATCATAGCGTATCTTGATAGCCAGAATGTTGCAGCGCAGTGCTCCGTATACAATGGAGAGAAGGGAAATGACCATCAATGTCCCTGgaaggaagagaaaaaaagaggaaacATGAGTGAAACATAACATCTAATTCAGTTTAAATttgtcagtgttggggagtaacttaACTAAATGTAGCaacactactaacttaactactgTACATTATCCAGTAGTGTGAGTTGCTATGTCGCTGTTTTTAACGCATTGCATTGCGCATTCATTTTAGTCCCTGAAAAAAAGTCCctgtaaaatatttagttaaatgtttcCATTTATTACAATGACTTTGATGATTTctagatttgtttgttttatttacaggGTTCCAACACCCCttaaccaattaatttccatacattttccatgtttttttCCAGTCACCAGCAGAGGAAACACTTTAGAGCATTGCATAACGTTTTTAAATCCAATATAGaaatttcggtaacactttagaatactgtatcttacttaatgcataactaataaggaattactgcagaactaattcttcattaacacttaagtcactactattaactactaagggccacaacctgaatattgtaatggctaattgttatgatattattgtaattgtaataaattgactgttcattagtagttactcaatagttatttctcctgaagctgaattagtagataattaaaagtagttcatcaggaggcatgactgaattcaatagttattgattagctaattgttacttaacacaactataaaatgctattacatactgattagttaacacatcttccttagtagttaatagtagtgacttaagtgttaatgaagaattacctattagttctgcagtaattccttattagttatgcattaagtaagatacagtattctaaaatGTTATAgaaattttggtaacactttaaaaaaggtttcatatgtaaacattaacacattttcttaatttatttacaatttcatttcatttaaatttgattaaaaaaaatatttcattaaactAAATTGAGatatctttaataaaatgaaataaaaattcataTTTAAGGTTTTATCAATTTACATTTGCTAAACAAttaaattctgacattttatggaattttgtatgaaactgaaataaaagtattaaaaatagGCCAAACtaattattaatcttggttaatgttaacggATGAAAacataattgttcattgttagttcatgttagttcagagagcattaactaatgttattgtgtacaacttttaattaaaaataaatataagttatattaacattgaaattaacatgaacaaagattttcCATGACTTTGTTAGATTTGccacatttccatgacttttccaggtgtCACAGTTAGTCTCCActgtgttcaaggactcttattttgaagtcttCTCCTGTGCTATGCTATGCTACACTTCAAACACTTCATGGACTGACCACtaatgaacaaaactagagggtatataaaCACAGGGAAACTGATGAGGAAATGgtatacaggtggggataatgatgaagtgattagggcagtggattctgggaaatgtagtacaggagaaaacttcaaaataagagtccttgaatacggtggagacaaactgtgacaccAGGCCTGTAAGCCTGTATTTTAAAAGTCCCTGATTTCACGGTTTTCCATGACCACAGGAACCCTGTATTTTTGTATAAGTTTAATGAAGTAACTCTTGTTGTTTTATGGAAGATAAATAGCATTgtgattgcaaaaataaaatatctcatttgatttaaaaatacattgccccccttttatttttacttatttaacTTATTTAACTCGTAGTGTAGCTACTGTAACAAAGTGTTGCTTAACTATTGCTTTGCTATTTTAAACTCATGAGATCACTGGTTCATATACTATAGTGCTGGAGTGCACTGAAGTAAACTGTGTAGTGCTGTCCCCAATAGAAGGGCTCGAGCACAGGACTGTATTTGTGTTACCTAAAattaacaaagatttataaatgctgtaaatatatatatatatatatatacactcacctaaaggattattaggaacaccatactaatactgtgtttgaccccctttcgccttcagaactgccttaattctacgtggcattgattcaacaaggtgctgaaagcattctttagaaatgttggcttatattgataggatagcatcttgcagttgatggagatgcacatccagggcacgaagctcccgttccaccacatcccaaagatgctctattgggttgagatctggtgactgtgggggccattttagtacagtgaactcattgtcatgttcaagaaaccaatttgaaatgattcaagctttgtgacatggtgcattatcctgctggaagtagccatcaggggatgggtacatggtggccataaagggatggacatggtcagaaacaatgctcaggtaggccatggcatttaaacgatgcccaattggcactaaggggcctaaagtgtgccaagaaaacatcccccacaccattacaccaccaccaccagcctgcacagtggtaacaaggcatgatggatccatgttctcattctgtttatgccaaattctgactctaccatctgaatgtctcaacagaaatcgagacatttttccagtcttcaactgtccaattttggtgagctcttgcaaattgtagcctctttttcctatttatagtggagatgagtggtactcggtggggtcttctgctgttgtagcccatccgcctcaaggttgtgcgtgttgtggcttcacaaatgctttgctgcatacctcggttgtaacgagtggttatttcaggcaaagttgctcatctatcagcttgaatcagtcggcccattctcctctgacctctagcatcaacaaggcattttcagcccacaggactgccgcgatactggatgtttttccttttcacaccattctttgtaaaccctagaaatggttgtgcgtgaaaatcccagtaactgagcagattgtgaaatactcagaccgcccgcctggcaccaacaaccatgccacgctcaaaattgcttaaatcacctttctttcccattctgacattcagtttggagttcaggagattgtcttgaccaggaccacacccctaaatgcattgaagcaactgccatgtgattggttgattagataattgcattaatgagaaattgaacaggtgttcctaataatcctttaggtgagtgtatatatatatatatatattgctcatTGCATTAACTCATCTTaaagaatggaaccttattattgtaaagtgctacttTTGAAAGAATAATTAGGCATTATGCATACCAAATGTGGAAATGGGGACCTGGAGGGATGCTGGAAAAATTGTCACCAGTGCGAGGGAAGCAGCTGCTTATATATCCTTGGGATGAGATTGGCAGGCCCAGATGAACAACTTACGTTTGGAACTTTATTTATGAGTAGCTTGAAAAACTACAGTTAaaaaagtagcttccccaacactgaaagCTATGCTACAAATCCTATTAAAAAGAATCAAACATTGCACAAAAGCCTCATCCATCTCTGCTTTAACATACTGAGATATTAAATAAACAACTGTACTGTTGCATCATTTACTACTTTGTTTACTATTGTTGTTAAGTAACAAAAGAATAGTAAATGCAGATACTACTGTAAATCCACCAGCAGCTCAAACATATGGCCTCTGTCAAACATACGCCTCCCATCTCATCCAGAGTCAGTCACTGTATCATTACTTTATGCCTCATGTGTAATGAATGGGGTCAGGCTAATTCACTGTCCATTGTGATCCACAATACTGCTTTCAAGGACAGACCACAAGGCTGGCAACACATTCCTCATGAATGGTAGATGACTAAAAATCTTTTGGTCTATCAGTGAATGGTCTGTCATTCTATAGACGGGTACATATACAGTCTAGTGTGACAGTTCAGTATAGGTGGGGAGCAGAGATAGTAGATACCATATGACTaatggggctttgccactgcacggtacaactcgacttgactctgctcg from Xyrauchen texanus isolate HMW12.3.18 chromosome 39, RBS_HiC_50CHRs, whole genome shotgun sequence encodes:
- the LOC127632990 gene encoding endoplasmic reticulum membrane adapter protein XK-like, with product MRLPSSVLVSVFLFTAETAAALYLSTTYRSAGDKIWQCFTLLFTLVPSVLVQLTLIFIHRDLSRDRPLVLLLHILQLGPIIRCLDAFSVFGSAGKVEEPYVTITRKKQIPQEEQTEEVEQEVGQVEGKLVTHRAAFARTSVIQAFLGSAPQLTLQLYICVLLKGVSIERGTLMVISLLSIVYGALRCNILAIKIRYDDYEVSVRPLAYLCMLLWRGFEIATRVAVLVLFSSVLKVWVLPVVAANFILFFLYPWVLFWSSRAPFPENIEKTLTRVGTTIVLCMLTFLYAGINVFCWSAVQLKLNDPDLIDKGQAWRRVAVYYSLRFMENTGLTLMWYVHRTEFYQWVDAPVLELLLLLGYATAVFFMLLFYQFCHPCRQLFSSSPAQGFGQCCESLCLLRGPISQTGSMRTKPLSEPSGKDVGDDPSCVTV